The Apium graveolens cultivar Ventura chromosome 3, ASM990537v1, whole genome shotgun sequence sequence aatatataattttttaatatttttagtactttatgatcagttttctaatttgattatattgaattttttatttttttatttcccaataattttagtAGGATTGGGATGCCTCTTCCTCGTAATTTTGGTTTTGAGTTTAGTACCTCACCTAAAAAGTAAAAGACGTACATGAACTGATTTTATGCGCCTGATTACAATGTATATACATCTATTCTtatcagtttttaaaaaaatatgcgTTCTTCTTATAACATACGTATATAATTCAGATATTATACGACTCCTCCATATGCATCTAGCAAAAAAATCCAAACCTAATATTACtgagtaaaataaaaaaattatatttgagTGGTAAAtttctaaacacacaataatttgGGTGTAcctattttaaaattttccaaacGTGCGCTAAACCTCGGGGCAGCGGGTAAGTCTTAACCAACAAAAGGCCGACTTTAGTCATATTTGTTACTTTCAGTCTGGACCCAATCCAGGCCCAAACTTCAGTTCACAAGCCCTTTAATTTTAGTTACTATAAGCTTAcaaattcattttaaattagGGTTTTACTCTGCCGCTGcttctttcttcttcatcttttCAATCTCTCTACCATCTTCAATCATGGGGTAAGTAACTCTTTCTGTATGTATTATTTGTATCTATATCTCAAATATTGTGATTTTAAATATGCTAGCGTAATTATTTTGTTTAATTTGATTCTCTATTTATCAATGTTGTTgtgttatatttatattttactTTTAATTTAATCATGTTTAAATTTTTAGTAATTAATTTTGTATGCAATTCGAGCTTGAGCTGATTATAAATAAATTAGGACCCAGTTTTTTACAATGCTGCTCATGAAATGACAAATTTTCTAAATTTTAGTTGGAATAAATTGTATCGTGTTGTAAAATTACCTGTGTAAGGAGAAATTTGGGTAGTCTTGCGTTGCGTGCTTCCGTTTTGTTAGGTTCTTGGAATGTGCATAATGCTGACCATTTTACGGAAAATTTTAATTGGCGTGGCATGGAACTTTGTAGTTTTGCTGGTTACGTGTGTAGGAGTACGCTACTATTTGTTATTATAGTTAATAAAGTCCGAATTATGATGCAAATTTGGTGGGAAATAGTGGACGGTGTTCATGTGAAATTAGATTTACGTGTAGCTTTTAAGATACATTTAGGGGAGGGATATGAATATATGCCATCTTATAGGAAGACAAGGGGAATGGGAGCTGGGCGCAAGCTAAAGTCGCATCGTCGAAGACAAAGATGGGCTGATAAGTCATACAAGAAGTCCCATCTTGGTAATGAGTGGAAGAAGCCGTTTGCTGGGTCTTCCCATGCCAAAGGCATTGTCCTTGAAAAAATGTGAGTTTTTCTTTGCGGTGTAtagctttttatccataagaATTTCTTATGACAATACTAAAACACAATGTTTCATGTACACAGCGGTATTGAGGCTAAGCAGCCTAATTCTGCTATCAGAAAGTGTGCCCGAGTTCAGCTCATTAAAAATGGAAAGAAGATTGCTGCCTTTGTCCCCAATGATGGTTGCTTAAACTACATTGAAGAAAATGTATGTTACCCTCAAACCACTCTAATTTTAAGGATTCACCTATATTTTAAGTTTGATTATACTTCTTACTGACCACTATTTAAATTTCACTATACAGGACGAAGTGCTGATTGCTGGATTTGGACGTAAGGGTCATGCTGTTGGTGATATTCCTGGTGTTAGGTTCAAGGTTGTCAAGGTATCTGGTGTTTCCCTTTTGGCTCTCTTTAAGGAGAAAAAGGAGAAACCAAGATCTTAGTGTTGTTAAAGCAGTTCATTTTCTACTTGTATTGCAGTCCTGTTTATTTCCCCCAAGTACTTAGAAGGCAATGTTCCAGTTCAAGTGATAGACATCTTTCCCTAGTTATTGCGCTATATTTTGGATGTTTGCCTTTGATTAAAGGTTATATTGTTTTGCAACTTCTCATTAGAACCAAGGTTACAGAATTTTGCGACTTCGTGTTTTTTTCATCTTTATAATCCAAAGTCCTAATGTGGAATGTGGCATCTCCATCACAGTTCTCTGGACTCTGGTGGGGGACTCTTTAGGGGGCAAATGTAGATAGCCAAGTTCTTGTTTTGCTCGAGGCGTGAAGCCATTCAAGTAAATTGGCTAATCCACCATAACTGATTCTTGCTCCGGTCCAACACCTACTGTTGTTTGATACCTGAATCCAAACAGAGAACCTATCTCCCTCGTATGTAGAACCCAACAAACAAATTATTATTTGCATCATGTAAAAAGATAAATAATTGCATTCAAAGATTTGTGTCCGTTTAGAAATGGAAGTCCAAAATTGAGCCATGTAAAAGAAATGGATCATGATATCCAGTTGTGAATGATCAGTATATACTACTCCCTCCGTTCTAGACAATTCTTTACGTTTTGTTTGGGCGCGGAAGTTAAGAAATATTAAGAAATATGATAAAGTAGtgagaaaaaaagaagaaaagtggGTGAAGTGGTGAGGCCCATTAATTTTTAATGTATGAAAGGGAGATAGTagagtaaaagtagtgtgaaaacGGAGGAAAAATAGGGAAAGTGGTGGGACCCATTGACTATTTTTGGTACGTTTTAAAATATAAAGAATTGGATCCGTCCTAGACAATTCTTTACGTTTGGTTATTAATTTTTAATGTATGAAAGGGAGATAGtggagtaaaagtagtgtgaaaaaGGAGGAAAAGTAGGGAAAGTGGTGGGACCCAttgactatttttggtaagttttaaAATATAAAGAATTGGATGGAACATCCCAAGGAAACCGTAAAGAAGTTGTTGGAACAGAGAGagcatataacatgtaaacaTGAGCTAAAATCCGCAACTATAAGTGCAACTAGTAGTATTAAATATTTCTTGGAGGCAACTTGAGTTCTTAGGATTTGTTGATACCCTGAGCTTAACATTCACCTCTCTCTTTCTATATAACTTCATCGGCCAGACTGTTAACATTTCAGCTTCGAATCACTCACATTCAGCTTCCAATCACTCAAAACACTGTCTTTGGAATTGGCTGAGGATATCACAAGAAAATAAGGTAGAATAGGCTACCTACAGAATCATTGTACTACTAGATTGCTTCTTCCTGAATTATACTTGCACCCTTTCTTTTAATGAGGAAAGCAAAAGTACTACAGTCAAGTATCAATCTTTTTCTTTCCTAAAAGCCTTCTTGTATGGTGTCTCTTTTGCTCCTTTGCGTGTATACGAAGTTCTGGTAATTGTACTTGCCTCGTACAAATTGTTAGAAATCGAAATCAAATGTTAAggagattatatatatatatatttcatttaCCTTTACCAGAATCAGCTAGGCCGAAAATTTAGGAAAGGAAAAAAAATGTTGCAGCACAATCGCCATAGACATGCACTAGTCCTGGAAGAGACTTACCATGCTAAAGAGGGTGATGTGTGCCGAGGTTGTAACCAACAAATAGTCTCGTGTAAGTTATTTGTTTACAGTTGCAAGTTCTCCAGCATTACAGCTTCCAACCCTAGTGATGTCGATGATGAATGTGCTAAATTCCTACTCCACAGAAGTTGTGCTGAATTACCTGCAAGAATCGAGCATCCAGGGTTTCAGAAACGCTTCCTTTTCCTTGATTCCCGCCCCCTTATGGAGGAAGGGCGTCACTCTCTTACTTGTAACATCTGCAACATGCGATGGGATTGGTTCATATATTGCAGTCCTGGTCAGGAATTTAATGTCTGTATCAAGTGTGCATTGTTCCAACTTCAGTCCTTAGCGGACCGCAAACTCGACCATCCTGCTCACAGTCAACACCAGTTAACCTTAGTTCAGCAATTGGCCTCGTTCGAGTGTCATGCTTGCAAAGTGGATGATAATATCAAAGACTTGTCTTACATATGCACCGAATGTCCATTTTGGATGCACAAGAATTGTGCTGATGCTCCCGCCTCTTTCCAAATTAAATTTCACCCTCAACACCCTCTTATCCTCTCGTATTCTCTTCCACAAGTCTATCAGAAATTTGATCAGTTTTGTAGACTCTGCAATGAAAAGCTGAATCAGTTACAGTGGCTCTACTTATGTCCCAAATGCAGATTCTTTGCGCATTTTCATTGTGCTAGATCAAATCCGATGCCAAGGTAGTACTTCACTGCAACATCAAAATTTAAGTCCATCTATCTATTCACTATCAATCTACTGATATGTTTGCCTATGCATCTAACTTTTTTGTCTTGTTTCCTTTCTCAATGCACACACTGAAACACACATATATGTTCTAGCCATGTAATAATTCCTGCTGAAACTAATTAATCTTATTTTTTATGGTACTTTTGAGCTCCAGGGAAAATAAGATGTATAATCCCGATTTGGTGCACCTTCCAGCAGCGGATGAATTATCCATGAATCTATTGCTTGAGCAATTTGTCAAGGCATTGAGTACTCTGAACCATAATGACGATAGCATCTACAGCGCAACAAAAGGTATTAAACATTGGACACATGATGAACATGACTTACAACTCATTACTGTTAATGA is a genomic window containing:
- the LOC141713592 gene encoding small ribosomal subunit protein uS12; its protein translation is MGKTRGMGAGRKLKSHRRRQRWADKSYKKSHLGNEWKKPFAGSSHAKGIVLEKIGIEAKQPNSAIRKCARVQLIKNGKKIAAFVPNDGCLNYIEENDEVLIAGFGRKGHAVGDIPGVRFKVVKVSGVSLLALFKEKKEKPRS